The following coding sequences lie in one Capnocytophaga stomatis genomic window:
- a CDS encoding GNAT family N-acyltransferase, with protein MGLVSAKEVAKAINLDKYGFMGTFGGWVLMKLLRLSKLNAIYDRNKHLQGLDFLNTILDEFEIQFQIPEEDLRNIPKDGAFITISNHPLGGIDGILLLKLLLEKRPDFKIMANFLLQRIEPLAPYVMPVNPFENHKDAKSSVIGFKQTIKHLQEGMPLGLFPAGEVSVSREGKLVVDKPWEEAAMKLAKKAQVPVIPIYFHAKNSQLFYSLSKISDTLRTAKLPSELLTQRKRTIYIRIGKPISVSVQEEYKDIESYTEFLRKKTYILANTFEQDRKFIPLAAVLKANRVPKTPEEIIKPVGTELIEREIDSITQKGHRLLKSNNYEVFLAPYKDIPNIIKEIGRLREITFREVGEGTNASIDLDSFDEYYHHLFLWDVEAKRVAGAYRMGLGAEIFPKYGIEGFYTHDLFRFEPELYDMMSKTIEMGRAFIIPEYQQKPMPLFLLWKGIAHTTLRYPEHHYLLGGVSISNQFSNFSKSLMIEFMKSNFYDPYIAQYVRPKKEFKVKIKDADKDFIFDETQADLNKFDKIIDELEPGNLRLPVLIKKYIKQNAKVIAFNVDPMFNNAIDGLMYIRIADLPESTMKPVMEEFQAELEAKMKAN; from the coding sequence ATGGGGCTTGTAAGTGCAAAAGAGGTGGCTAAGGCTATAAACCTTGACAAATATGGCTTTATGGGAACTTTTGGAGGCTGGGTATTGATGAAATTACTTCGGCTTTCAAAACTTAATGCTATTTACGACAGAAACAAACACTTACAAGGACTTGATTTTTTAAATACGATTTTGGATGAGTTTGAAATTCAGTTTCAAATTCCTGAAGAAGATTTACGAAATATTCCTAAAGACGGGGCTTTTATCACCATATCAAATCATCCGTTGGGAGGAATTGACGGAATATTATTATTGAAGTTGCTTTTGGAAAAACGTCCTGATTTCAAGATTATGGCGAACTTTTTACTGCAACGCATTGAACCTTTGGCTCCGTACGTGATGCCGGTAAATCCGTTTGAAAATCACAAAGATGCAAAATCAAGCGTAATCGGATTTAAGCAAACAATCAAGCATTTGCAAGAAGGAATGCCTTTGGGGCTTTTTCCGGCGGGTGAGGTTTCCGTTAGTCGTGAAGGCAAACTTGTGGTTGATAAACCTTGGGAGGAAGCAGCGATGAAACTTGCGAAAAAAGCTCAAGTGCCTGTTATTCCTATTTATTTTCACGCCAAAAACAGCCAATTGTTTTATTCGCTTTCAAAAATTAGCGACACATTACGTACCGCAAAATTGCCTTCGGAGTTGCTAACTCAAAGAAAAAGAACGATTTATATCCGAATTGGAAAACCAATATCTGTCAGCGTACAAGAAGAATACAAGGATATTGAATCATACACAGAATTTTTACGCAAGAAAACTTACATCTTAGCAAATACATTTGAACAAGACAGAAAGTTCATTCCTTTGGCAGCCGTATTAAAGGCGAACAGAGTTCCGAAAACTCCTGAGGAAATTATTAAGCCTGTTGGTACGGAGTTGATAGAGAGGGAGATAGATTCTATTACTCAGAAAGGACATCGTTTGTTAAAATCCAATAATTATGAGGTTTTTTTAGCTCCTTACAAGGATATTCCAAACATAATAAAGGAAATAGGAAGGCTTCGGGAGATTACATTCCGTGAAGTAGGGGAGGGAACAAATGCTTCTATCGATTTGGATTCGTTCGATGAATATTATCATCATTTGTTTTTGTGGGATGTGGAAGCTAAAAGAGTTGCGGGAGCTTATCGTATGGGATTGGGAGCTGAAATTTTTCCAAAATATGGAATAGAAGGCTTTTACACACACGATTTATTCCGCTTTGAACCAGAGCTTTACGATATGATGAGCAAAACCATTGAAATGGGACGAGCGTTCATCATTCCTGAATATCAGCAAAAACCGATGCCGTTATTCCTTTTGTGGAAAGGGATAGCACACACTACATTACGTTACCCTGAACATCATTATTTGTTGGGAGGAGTGAGCATAAGTAATCAGTTTTCAAACTTTTCAAAATCTTTGATGATTGAGTTTATGAAGTCGAATTTTTATGACCCTTATATAGCTCAGTATGTGCGTCCTAAGAAAGAATTTAAGGTGAAAATTAAAGATGCCGACAAAGATTTCATTTTTGACGAAACTCAAGCCGACCTTAATAAATTTGATAAAATTATCGATGAATTAGAACCCGGAAATTTACGCTTGCCGGTTTTGATTAAGAAGTATATTAAACAAAATGCTAAAGTAATAGCTTTTAATGTGGACCCGATGTTCAATAACGCAATTGATGGTTTGATGTATATCCGCATTGCTGACCTTCCTGAAAGCACAATGAAGCCGGTTATGGAAGAATTTCAGGCAGAATTGGAAGCAAAAATGAAAGCCAATTAA
- a CDS encoding mechanosensitive ion channel family protein, protein MEKFRTQSIHLLENYGFSNFWAVITQSVVTLVAILIVAWFVDKLATYVMRRTIPKLVGHTATQWDDIFMENMVFAKFAHFLPGLLLLYLHNIIASEAIRWLIQTLISTYFIIVLVLFLNAVLNALEQLYIHVKGTEIAIKIYIQLAKVILYSLGAVAIISIFANKNFIDILTGLGAMITILLIVYKDMIMGFVAGIQLSANKMLFVGDWIASPKDGADGTVIDIGLTTVKVQNWDRTITTIPTYKLTSESFTNWRGMELSGGRRIKRHVSIDIESVHFLSEQEIETFKKIRLIAEYIEEKIKTINEVNTNETEYFNQIRLTNIGTFRKYVENYLRESGFVNLDMMFVVRQLQPTEKGIPIEIYMFSKVKEFVTYEQIQADIFDHILAIVPTFNLRVFQEPSGHNFSKYGKSEQN, encoded by the coding sequence ATGGAAAAATTTAGGACACAGAGCATTCATTTACTTGAAAATTACGGTTTTAGTAACTTTTGGGCTGTTATTACACAATCCGTTGTTACGCTCGTTGCTATATTGATTGTAGCTTGGTTTGTAGACAAACTTGCAACTTATGTGATGAGACGAACCATTCCGAAATTGGTTGGGCATACAGCCACACAATGGGACGATATCTTTATGGAAAATATGGTCTTTGCCAAGTTTGCCCATTTTTTGCCAGGACTTTTATTACTTTATCTTCACAACATAATAGCCTCAGAAGCAATACGATGGCTCATCCAAACCTTAATAAGCACTTATTTCATCATTGTTCTGGTTTTATTTTTGAATGCTGTACTCAACGCTCTGGAACAGCTATATATTCACGTGAAAGGCACGGAAATAGCTATCAAAATCTACATACAGCTTGCCAAAGTAATCCTTTATTCCTTAGGTGCGGTTGCCATAATTTCAATCTTTGCCAACAAAAACTTTATTGACATTCTCACGGGGTTGGGGGCTATGATTACGATTTTATTAATCGTTTACAAAGATATGATTATGGGATTTGTTGCTGGTATTCAACTCTCTGCCAACAAAATGCTCTTTGTAGGCGACTGGATTGCTTCCCCAAAAGATGGAGCCGATGGAACCGTAATTGACATAGGGCTGACCACCGTAAAGGTACAAAATTGGGACAGAACCATTACCACTATTCCCACTTACAAACTTACCTCCGAGTCTTTTACCAATTGGCGAGGAATGGAACTCTCAGGAGGCAGACGCATAAAACGCCACGTAAGCATTGATATTGAATCAGTTCACTTTCTGTCGGAACAGGAAATTGAAACGTTCAAAAAAATACGACTGATTGCGGAATATATCGAAGAAAAAATCAAAACGATTAATGAGGTAAACACCAATGAAACGGAATATTTTAACCAAATACGGCTAACCAACATCGGAACCTTTCGGAAATATGTAGAAAATTACCTTCGGGAATCGGGCTTTGTAAATCTGGATATGATGTTTGTTGTCAGACAATTACAACCCACAGAAAAGGGTATCCCGATTGAGATTTATATGTTCTCAAAGGTAAAAGAGTTTGTTACTTACGAACAAATACAAGCAGATATTTTTGACCATATCCTTGCCATTGTCCCCACGTTTAACCTGCGAGTATTTCAAGAACCTTCTGGACATAATTTTTCAAAATATGGAAAATCAGAACAGAATTAA
- a CDS encoding GatB/YqeY domain-containing protein, with product MSLQTKVMDALKEAMKAKDTVALESLRAIKSAILLAKTEAGASAELSEAEELKILQKLVKQRNDSAALYTSQGRNDLAEPELAQAAVIEKFLPKQLSEQEVIAEISAIISSVGASGMKDMGKVMGVATQKLAGKADGKLISTIVKNLLS from the coding sequence ATGAGTTTACAAACAAAGGTAATGGATGCTTTGAAAGAAGCGATGAAAGCTAAGGACACCGTAGCTTTGGAGTCTTTGCGTGCTATTAAATCGGCAATTTTACTGGCTAAAACAGAAGCAGGAGCCTCAGCAGAACTTTCAGAGGCAGAAGAATTAAAAATTCTGCAAAAGTTAGTAAAACAGAGAAATGACAGTGCTGCTTTGTACACCTCGCAAGGACGTAACGATTTAGCAGAGCCTGAATTAGCACAAGCTGCTGTTATTGAGAAATTCTTACCGAAACAACTCTCTGAACAAGAAGTTATTGCGGAAATTTCAGCGATTATATCAAGCGTTGGAGCTTCGGGAATGAAAGATATGGGCAAAGTTATGGGAGTTGCCACACAAAAATTAGCAGGAAAAGCCGACGGAAAGCTCATTTCAACTATTGTAAAAAATTTATTGTCATAG
- a CDS encoding regulatory protein RecX has protein sequence MDTVKTYTVEEAKRKLEAFCAYQERYHKEVIDKLQKMRMIPIAIDEIVVHLIQNNFLNEERFAKSFARGKFRYKKWGRVRIGQELKRRGLSQYIIQSALKEIDDEEYMETFEILSEKKQAEIKEKNIYKAKRKLADYLLYRGWESDLVYSKINELYD, from the coding sequence ATGGATACAGTCAAAACTTATACCGTTGAAGAAGCAAAACGAAAATTAGAAGCTTTTTGTGCTTATCAAGAACGTTACCACAAAGAAGTAATCGATAAACTCCAAAAGATGCGTATGATTCCTATTGCCATTGATGAAATTGTAGTGCATTTAATTCAGAACAATTTCTTGAATGAAGAACGTTTTGCCAAGAGTTTTGCACGGGGGAAATTTCGGTACAAAAAATGGGGACGTGTTCGTATTGGGCAAGAACTCAAACGCCGAGGGCTTTCTCAGTACATCATTCAATCTGCCCTAAAAGAGATTGATGATGAGGAGTATATGGAAACTTTTGAAATCTTATCAGAAAAAAAACAAGCCGAAATAAAGGAGAAAAATATTTACAAAGCCAAACGAAAACTTGCCGATTACCTACTTTATCGCGGGTGGGAATCGGACTTGGTGTACAGTAAAATAAATGAATTGTACGATTAA
- a CDS encoding leucine-rich repeat domain-containing protein, whose protein sequence is MHRNYKLKIFLVFALILFANTANAQQYTELFLIENNILKGCNFEKIPTNGKIKIPYFVKKIEKEVFKDCNRLQLVEIPNTVEFIEEKAFFNCTNLASIDIPDSVTRIGKNAFDSCVNLTSVKFAESLQIIEDEAFKSCYNIENIKLPKSVTSLGKGVFTECSNLKNVVLSDKISEIPQKAFYQCKGLKTIQIPSGVTHIRASAFAFCESLNSVKISGNLEYVGNDAFEHCKSLKEVYLPDSVTYIGVSAFYNCSRLESVILPKNLTHIKNDTFLDCHRLKTVILPEKLEKIGMHSFRNCYSITHIEFPQTVTDILFGAFNDCRNLQEVKLSKSLSHIGSFAFANCVNLRKIEIPNLVTEIGDKAFYDCKSLTSVKLSNQTQVVGVQSFYGCSSLKKIKLPATVTKIGLEAFRDCSSLLEMRLDATTPPEVTRTIGYKGIIIVPKKSKEIYQENPLWKDNIFK, encoded by the coding sequence ATGCATAGAAATTACAAACTCAAAATATTTCTCGTTTTTGCTTTAATATTATTTGCAAATACTGCTAATGCTCAGCAATATACAGAGCTTTTTCTCATTGAGAATAACATTTTGAAAGGCTGCAATTTTGAGAAAATTCCTACTAACGGGAAGATAAAAATCCCTTATTTTGTTAAGAAAATTGAGAAAGAAGTTTTTAAAGATTGCAATCGGTTGCAATTGGTTGAAATTCCAAATACGGTAGAATTTATTGAAGAAAAGGCTTTTTTCAATTGTACCAATTTGGCTTCGATAGATATTCCGGATTCAGTTACCCGAATAGGAAAAAATGCATTTGATTCCTGCGTGAATTTAACTTCTGTAAAATTCGCAGAATCTTTGCAAATTATTGAAGATGAGGCTTTCAAATCCTGCTACAATATAGAAAATATCAAACTTCCGAAATCTGTTACTTCATTAGGAAAGGGAGTTTTTACAGAATGTTCCAATCTGAAAAATGTGGTACTTTCAGACAAAATTTCTGAAATTCCTCAAAAAGCATTTTATCAGTGTAAAGGGCTCAAAACCATTCAAATACCGTCAGGAGTTACTCATATTAGAGCAAGTGCATTTGCTTTTTGTGAGTCGCTGAATTCTGTTAAAATTTCAGGGAATTTGGAATACGTTGGTAATGACGCTTTTGAGCATTGCAAGTCATTAAAAGAGGTGTATTTGCCTGATTCTGTGACGTATATTGGTGTGAGTGCTTTTTACAATTGCTCACGATTGGAGTCAGTTATTCTTCCAAAAAATCTGACACATATCAAAAATGATACTTTTTTGGATTGTCATCGTTTGAAAACTGTGATTTTACCGGAAAAATTGGAAAAAATAGGAATGCATTCTTTTCGTAATTGTTACAGTATCACACATATAGAATTTCCTCAAACTGTTACGGATATCCTTTTCGGAGCTTTCAATGATTGCAGAAATTTGCAAGAGGTAAAACTATCCAAATCATTGAGCCATATTGGTTCTTTTGCGTTTGCTAATTGCGTAAATTTGAGGAAGATAGAAATTCCTAATTTGGTTACTGAAATCGGAGATAAAGCTTTTTACGATTGTAAAAGTTTGACTTCGGTGAAGTTGTCAAATCAAACTCAAGTTGTTGGTGTTCAGTCGTTTTATGGCTGTTCTTCTCTCAAAAAAATAAAACTTCCTGCTACTGTTACAAAAATTGGTTTAGAAGCTTTCCGAGATTGTTCTTCCTTACTTGAAATGCGTTTAGATGCCACAACGCCACCCGAAGTAACACGAACAATAGGCTACAAAGGAATTATAATCGTTCCCAAGAAAAGCAAAGAAATTTATCAGGAAAATCCACTTTGGAAAGATAATATTTTTAAGTGA
- a CDS encoding sensor histidine kinase → MWKLKKSYRFALRSSFFVTIFSVFLLGIVIFVFKNIPVWIVIPYALTLYVICFFILQYRVEKFMYKRIKRIYQDVSLLESSNIGNKPITADVASLSKEINRFARRKKLEIESLKVQEKYRKEYIGNISHELNTPLFTVQSYILTLLEGAVEDKSIRKKYLSRAAKGVERLIYVVKDLEMISKLETGKLNLDFEEFDIVELIQNVFEMLEMRAAKREISLIFDKKYPPMYVYADRERIQQVAANLVVNSIKYGKYNGTTEVSIEVLPKRKLMVRIMDNGEGVTEENLSRLFERFYRVDKSGSRKEGGSGLGLSIVKHIIEAHKQKVYADSVYGVGSEFSFTLDMPKNEKQ, encoded by the coding sequence ATGTGGAAATTAAAAAAATCGTACCGATTTGCGTTAAGGTCATCTTTCTTTGTTACAATTTTTTCCGTCTTTTTGCTCGGAATTGTAATTTTTGTATTTAAAAATATTCCCGTTTGGATTGTAATTCCTTATGCTTTAACCTTGTACGTGATTTGCTTTTTCATATTGCAGTACCGTGTGGAAAAATTTATGTACAAGCGAATTAAGAGAATATACCAAGACGTTTCTCTTCTGGAAAGTTCCAATATCGGAAATAAGCCTATTACCGCAGATGTCGCTTCCTTAAGTAAAGAAATTAACAGATTTGCACGTAGGAAAAAACTTGAAATAGAGAGCCTTAAAGTTCAGGAAAAATATCGGAAAGAATATATAGGAAATATTTCGCACGAGCTAAATACGCCTCTTTTCACGGTACAGAGTTACATTTTGACTCTTTTGGAAGGAGCTGTGGAAGACAAATCCATACGGAAAAAGTATCTTTCGCGTGCTGCAAAGGGAGTTGAACGCTTGATTTATGTGGTTAAGGATTTGGAAATGATTTCAAAATTAGAAACAGGAAAGCTCAACCTTGATTTTGAAGAGTTTGATATTGTTGAACTTATCCAAAACGTATTTGAAATGCTGGAAATGCGTGCCGCCAAAAGAGAAATTTCACTTATTTTTGATAAAAAATATCCCCCGATGTATGTATATGCCGACCGTGAACGAATACAGCAAGTGGCTGCAAATCTGGTAGTTAATTCTATTAAATATGGGAAATACAACGGAACAACGGAAGTGAGTATTGAAGTTTTGCCAAAGCGAAAACTAATGGTACGCATTATGGACAATGGAGAAGGCGTTACGGAAGAGAATTTGTCGCGTTTGTTCGAGCGTTTTTACCGTGTTGATAAAAGCGGAAGCCGTAAAGAGGGTGGCTCGGGATTAGGGCTTTCCATTGTAAAGCACATCATTGAGGCTCACAAACAGAAAGTTTATGCGGATAGCGTTTACGGTGTAGGCTCTGAATTTTCTTTTACGCTGGATATGCCCAAAAATGAAAAGCAATAA
- a CDS encoding response regulator transcription factor, translating into MKSLKILLVDDEPDVLEIVGYNLEREGFRVFTAKNGLEAVKKAEKEQPHLIIMDVMMPEMDGIEACERIRKQPELSKTVIAFLTARGEDYSQLAGFEAGADDYITKPIKPKVLVSKVKALLRRFNTDEENGSILKINNLVINRDEYKVTYKEEEMVLPRKEFELLWLLASQPGKVFKREDILDKVWGSEVVVGDRTIDVHIRKLREKIGDDYFKTVKGVGYKFVA; encoded by the coding sequence ATGAAGAGTTTGAAGATTTTGTTGGTTGATGACGAGCCTGATGTTTTGGAAATTGTAGGATACAATTTGGAAAGAGAGGGTTTTCGCGTATTTACGGCAAAAAACGGATTGGAAGCAGTCAAAAAGGCGGAAAAAGAGCAACCTCACCTTATCATTATGGATGTGATGATGCCAGAGATGGACGGAATAGAGGCTTGTGAGCGTATCCGCAAGCAACCTGAATTATCAAAAACCGTAATTGCTTTTTTGACAGCTAGAGGCGAAGATTATTCTCAACTTGCTGGTTTTGAAGCAGGAGCTGATGATTACATAACAAAACCAATAAAACCTAAAGTACTTGTAAGCAAGGTAAAAGCCTTGTTGCGTCGCTTTAATACTGATGAGGAAAACGGCTCAATCCTGAAAATAAATAATCTTGTTATTAATAGGGATGAATACAAGGTAACTTATAAAGAGGAAGAAATGGTTTTACCGCGTAAAGAATTTGAACTTTTGTGGTTATTAGCCTCACAACCGGGGAAAGTCTTTAAACGAGAAGATATTTTAGATAAAGTTTGGGGTAGTGAAGTAGTTGTTGGGGACAGAACAATTGATGTTCATATCCGCAAGCTGCGAGAGAAGATAGGAGATGATTACTTCAAAACAGTTAAAGGTGTGGGTTACAAGTTTGTAGCATAA
- the bioB gene encoding biotin synthase BioB, producing MCETRHNWTKDEIIAIYKKPLMDLLYEAATVHRKHHDPNIVQVSTLLSIKTGGCSEDCGYCPQAARYHTGVEVEEMMSVSHVKAQALRAKSSGASRVCMGAAWRNVKDGPEFDQVLEMVRTINKLNMEVCCTLGMITENQAKRLSEAGLYAYNHNLDTSEEYYKEVISTRGYEDRLQTIENVRKTNITVCSGGIIGMGESLEDRAGMLVALSSLYPQPESVPINALVAVEGTPMEDQKPVEIWDMVRMIATTRIVMPETQVRLSAGRTQMSREGQAMCFFAGANSIFAGDKLLTTPNPNINEDMMMFEMLGMRPQKPFEKHAQPTTVEAEDSEYADLGENPKWTRPAHKIERNENKRKTRIKE from the coding sequence ATGTGTGAAACTCGACATAATTGGACAAAAGACGAAATTATTGCTATTTACAAAAAACCCCTGATGGATTTGCTTTATGAAGCAGCCACAGTACATCGTAAACATCACGACCCCAACATTGTACAAGTATCAACCTTACTTTCAATAAAAACAGGTGGATGCTCCGAAGATTGCGGATATTGCCCACAAGCAGCCCGCTACCATACAGGAGTAGAAGTTGAAGAAATGATGAGCGTTTCACACGTAAAAGCACAAGCCTTGCGAGCAAAATCTTCCGGAGCTTCACGAGTATGTATGGGTGCCGCTTGGCGTAACGTAAAAGACGGACCAGAATTTGACCAAGTCTTGGAAATGGTACGTACCATCAACAAACTAAATATGGAAGTTTGTTGTACTTTGGGTATGATTACTGAAAATCAAGCAAAAAGACTTTCCGAAGCCGGCTTGTACGCCTATAATCACAACTTGGACACATCGGAAGAATATTACAAAGAAGTAATCTCGACAAGAGGTTATGAAGACCGACTACAAACCATTGAAAACGTGCGAAAAACAAACATCACAGTATGTAGCGGGGGAATCATCGGTATGGGAGAATCTCTGGAAGACCGTGCCGGAATGCTTGTAGCTCTCTCATCGCTTTATCCTCAACCTGAGTCTGTTCCGATAAATGCTTTGGTTGCTGTGGAGGGAACACCGATGGAAGACCAAAAACCTGTTGAAATCTGGGATATGGTGCGAATGATTGCCACCACACGAATCGTAATGCCTGAAACTCAGGTACGTCTTTCAGCAGGAAGAACGCAAATGAGCAGAGAAGGACAAGCAATGTGTTTCTTTGCAGGGGCGAATTCCATCTTCGCGGGAGACAAGCTTTTAACAACTCCTAACCCTAACATCAACGAAGATATGATGATGTTTGAAATGTTAGGAATGCGTCCGCAGAAGCCTTTTGAAAAACACGCACAACCCACAACAGTGGAAGCGGAAGATTCAGAGTACGCTGATTTGGGTGAAAATCCGAAATGGACACGCCCTGCTCACAAAATTGAACGCAACGAAAACAAGCGAAAAACAAGAATTAAGGAGTAG